The stretch of DNA TTCGCAGATTTTAAAGATGATAGTACTTTCATTGTATCGAAATAATAATTATTATCAGAAACTTATAATATGTTTATTAACAATTAACAAGCTTTTTATGGAGGTTTTTCAATTTTTAAAAGAGCTATGGGGCTATGTTACTCCATCTCAATTGTTGCTGGGGGTTTAGACGTGACGTCATAAAGTACCCTGTTAATTCCATGAACTTCATTCACTATTTTTTTTGCAACTGCTCCCAACAGTTCATGCGGCAAATCCACATAATCTGCGGTCATTCCATCAATAGAGGTAATCGCTCTTAACACACATATATACTGATAAGTCCTAGCATCGCCCATCACGCCAACAGTTTTAACTGGAAGCAATGCGGCATATGCCTGCCATATTTTATGGTACAGCCCTCTATTTTTAAGCATGCTAATAAAAATATGGTCAGCTTGTCGCAATATTTCACATTTTTCTTGAGTTACCTCACCTAAAACCCTGATGCCAAGTCCTGGCCCGGGGAATGGGTGCCTGTTTAATATGGCATCCGGTATATCGAGCTTTTTACCTAAAATTCGTACTTCATCTTTAAATAGCAACCTCAAAGGTTCAATAAGCTTTAACTCACCCATATTTTCAGGCAGTCCACCAACGTTGTGATGAGACTTGATTGTAACCTTTTTACCAGTTGAAGTGGCAGCTGATTCTATCACATCGGGATATATCGTTCCCTGTGCCAAGTATCTGATATTTCCTAAGTTTTTAATAGTGTCTTGGAATGTTTCGATAAAAACCCTTCCAATAACTTTACGTTTTTCTTCAGGATCCTCCACACCTTTTAATTCTGATGAGAACTTTGTGCTTGCATCTACTGTGATAAGTTGGAGGTCAAGGTCATTCTTTAAACTATTTTGTACTTCCTCCACTTCATTGTGTCTTAAAAGACCGTTGTCTATAAACACACAGTATAGTTGTTTTCCAATTGCTTTGCTAAGGAGTGCTGCTACAACCGTGGAGTCGACCCCTCCAGATAATCCAAGTACCACTTTTTCCTCACCAACCTTATTTCGCATCTCAACAATCTGTTCATCAATAAAACATCCCATTTCCCAATCTTTTTTACATCCGACAATTTTGCTTAAAAAATTGTCCAACAATCTCATTCCGTCTGGTGTATGTGAGACTTCAGGGTGAAACTGTATGCCATAAATTTCTTTGGTTTTGTGCTCAATAGCTGCGTATTGTGCCTTATCAGTTCTTGCCACAACCTCAAAGTCCTTTGGTAATGTGCTTATGCAATCCCCATGGCTCATTAACACTTGGTGATTTTCTCCTTGTCTCCAAAAGTCTTTAAAAAGCCTAGATTCTGAGAGGATTTCTAATTGTGCAGGGCCGTAACTTCTGGATGTGGAGCTTGATACAATCCCACCAAAATCTTTGCACAACGCCTGCTGCCCATAACAAATCCCTAAAATTGGTACATTCAAATCGTAAATTATCCGAGGTATTTGTGGAGCACCTTCATCGGTAACTGATTCGCTACCGCCCGACAGAATGATTGCTTTTGGATTGAATTTCTTTATTTCCTCATCTGATATTGAATATGGTTTTATTTCACTGTATATGTTTAGCTCCCTGATCCGTCTTGTGATCAATTGTGTGAATTGAGAACCAAAATCCAATATAAGTATTTTATCGTGACTATTCATTTTATTTTTTATAATTAATTGCAGCTTCAAATCTGTCCAGGCTGTGCACATGGCTTTCATTTATTCCCGCATGTGTGATTTTGACAAAAGTACATTTTTTCTTCATTTCTTCTATGTCTTTACTGTCTGTATAACCCATCGCTGAAGTAAGTCCCCCTTTTAGTTGTGTTATAACGTCGCTTAGAGACCCCTTGTACTCCACATAACCTTCAACGCCTTGTGGTACTAAATTTGTCTCACCCTTTTGAAAATACCTATCAGCAGAGCCAGACTTCATTGCTGCAAGAGACCCCATCCCTCTATATTTTTTGTATTTTTTATGATCAATCACAATCACTTGCCCAGGAGTTGGGTCTGTCCCTGCAAGCATTGAGCCAAGCATCACACAATCCGCTCCAGCGGCAATTGCCTTTGCAACATCTCCTGAGTACCTAATGCCACCATCTGCTATCAAATATACGTCTTTTGTCTGGCACACCTCAGCCACTTCCATAATTGCGGAAAGCTGTGGAACACCCACCCCTGCAACAATCCTTGTAGTGCATATGGAACCTGGTCCTACACCAACTTTAAGAGCATCTGCGCCAGCATAAAGCAAAGCAAGAGCTGCATCTTTTGTTGCTATATTGCCAGCTATAATCTCGATGGTTTTTGAGATTTTTTTTATTTCTTGTATGGTGTCTAATACATTTTGTGAATGCCCATGCGAAGTATCGATTGCAATTAGATCAACATTAGCCGCTATCAAAGATTTGGCTCTAGTAACTGCCTCTTCACCTGCTCCAACGGCGGCAATCACACGTAAACGTCCAGCATTATCAAGGCACGCTGATGTATTATTTATGCTGTCGACTCTGCAAGCTTTCACCTTTGCCACCTCCTGACATTGTGCATCGATGCTCATATTTTTATGAATCGTACCTATGCCACCGATAAGTGCCATCTGAGTTGCCATTTCATGCTCTGTAACAGTATCCATGGCTGCGGAAACAAATGGTAAGTTAAGGGTTACTTTTTTCGTTAACTTTGTGGAAACGTTAGCATCTTTTGGTATAATGTTAGAATAATTTGGAGCTATCAGCACATCATCAAAGGAATAGCCTTCTTTAAATTTTTTCATACAGTAAAAATACTTGCATTTTATTGTTAATAATATAGATATCACTATCTATATAGTAGTCTGAACAATTATGACAAGCAATTTCTTAAATGGAGTAACAATACTTACTCAAGAGATGATAGACGATTTGCCAGTCTGTGATATACACGTACATTTGCCTGGGGTTATATCACCAAACACTGCTTGGGATCTTGGCTTAAGAAATAAATTAATTTCTGTTGAGAGAAAGGAAAATGGTGAATATATATGCTTCAGTGGCCCTAATTCCTTATCAATTGAAGACCCTCATGAGCATTATCTTGATATCTTTAATAGGGATTTTCAACTAGATGCCAATGGCCAGCCGCAAAATTTAAAATACGCGATCGATTTTGAAAGCTTTAAAAGTTTTGACAGGATCATGGCAACTGTGCAAGGGCATAGAAACCCACCAGGAGGCATTCAAACCAAAGATGACTTATTGTTTGTTCTGTATAGATATTTGGAGGAATGCATAAAACAAAAAATATTCTACACGGAATTGCAACAGAACATTAAGATCGCATATTTATTATTTCCTGATGAAAATCGTGAAAACGCCAGAAAACAACTTTACCTTTTGTTTCAAGAAGTGGTTGAAAAATTTCAAAGCTATGGAGTACACCTAAGATTCTTACATTGCTTCAATAAAACTAAAGCAGCGGGTGAATCAAAATCCACTCACGAAAGAACCCTGGAGGCAGCACTATGGCTTGAGGAAGCGAAAAAAATAGCCCCAGGTGTTTTGGTTGGGATTGAATCAGCCGGGCATGAGAAAGATCAAACAGGATGGCCGATACACTTAAAAGCTGGGTATGATAGAGTTCGTGAATTAGGCCTTGGATGCGAAGCACATGGAGGGGAGGGGATAGGTGTTGAACATATGTTGGATGTGATAAAGACCTTACCTATAACACGCGTTGCACATGGGTTTCAGGCAATTGAAGATTCTGAGGCAATTGAGTATCTCAAAGATAATAAGATAACTTTAGTTATGATGCCAATCATCAACCTAAATTTAGGGTTATGCCTGCATGTTAAGGAAAAAGAAGGTGTTTATGTTCCTTTTGCAAAAACAAAAGGTGGAGAAAAGGTTCACTTTAGAAAACTAGAACAACATCCTTTTTTCGAATTATTCAAAAAACATAAGCTTAAAATCACTTTAGGCTCTGATAACCCTGAATTTGGTGGCGTTTCCATTAAGAAAACCATATACGCTCTGGCAGGACTTGATTCTGAATATCAGTTGCCAGAGAATTTCGACAAATTAAATGCAGAGGAAGTAGTGACGCTCTGTTTAAATGGAATAGAAGCAATCTTTGGGGAAGAAAAGCTTAAAACAGGATATAAAAAATTACTGGCTCATTGGATAGAAAAATACCAAGTTAATTGCAGCATCAACTTAGCTTAAAAAACTGTATACTAAGGGAGTGTTGCAAGATGGAATAAAGAAAGGTATAGTGGAGTGGATTACAGAATAAAGAAGAGAAAAATGTCATCAGCGCATCAAATAATAATGGTATGTTTGGATCAATTGGTTGGTAGTGAGCATCAATATCGCAAATTTAAGGAGCTGTTTAATTTTGGGGCAGTAGAGCAAGAGCTGAAGGGAATTGAATCTCCTGCTAATTATAAGGGATATGGTGTTTTACGTTTATTTAAATGCTTGTTGTTACAGTTTATGGAAGATTTGTCAGATCGTGAACTAGAAAGATATTTGAGTGACAGTGTTGCAGCCAAGTGGTTTTGTGATTTTGATTTAACCGAAGCCACACCTGATTATAGCGTTTTTAGTAGAATCCGCTCAAAGATAGGAACAAATTTGTTATCAAAAATCTTTGCCATTTTTAGAGATCAACTAAAATCTCAAGGATATA from Candidatus Bandiella woodruffii encodes:
- the guaA gene encoding glutamine-hydrolyzing GMP synthase; this encodes MNSHDKILILDFGSQFTQLITRRIRELNIYSEIKPYSISDEEIKKFNPKAIILSGGSESVTDEGAPQIPRIIYDLNVPILGICYGQQALCKDFGGIVSSSTSRSYGPAQLEILSESRLFKDFWRQGENHQVLMSHGDCISTLPKDFEVVARTDKAQYAAIEHKTKEIYGIQFHPEVSHTPDGMRLLDNFLSKIVGCKKDWEMGCFIDEQIVEMRNKVGEEKVVLGLSGGVDSTVVAALLSKAIGKQLYCVFIDNGLLRHNEVEEVQNSLKNDLDLQLITVDASTKFSSELKGVEDPEEKRKVIGRVFIETFQDTIKNLGNIRYLAQGTIYPDVIESAATSTGKKVTIKSHHNVGGLPENMGELKLIEPLRLLFKDEVRILGKKLDIPDAILNRHPFPGPGLGIRVLGEVTQEKCEILRQADHIFISMLKNRGLYHKIWQAYAALLPVKTVGVMGDARTYQYICVLRAITSIDGMTADYVDLPHELLGAVAKKIVNEVHGINRVLYDVTSKPPATIEME
- the guaB gene encoding IMP dehydrogenase, giving the protein MKKFKEGYSFDDVLIAPNYSNIIPKDANVSTKLTKKVTLNLPFVSAAMDTVTEHEMATQMALIGGIGTIHKNMSIDAQCQEVAKVKACRVDSINNTSACLDNAGRLRVIAAVGAGEEAVTRAKSLIAANVDLIAIDTSHGHSQNVLDTIQEIKKISKTIEIIAGNIATKDAALALLYAGADALKVGVGPGSICTTRIVAGVGVPQLSAIMEVAEVCQTKDVYLIADGGIRYSGDVAKAIAAGADCVMLGSMLAGTDPTPGQVIVIDHKKYKKYRGMGSLAAMKSGSADRYFQKGETNLVPQGVEGYVEYKGSLSDVITQLKGGLTSAMGYTDSKDIEEMKKKCTFVKITHAGINESHVHSLDRFEAAINYKK
- a CDS encoding transposase, with amino-acid sequence MDYRIKKRKMSSAHQIIMVCLDQLVGSEHQYRKFKELFNFGAVEQELKGIESPANYKGYGVLRLFKCLLLQFMEDLSDRELERYLSDSVAAKWFCDFDLTEATPDYSVFSRIRSKIGTNLLSKIFAIFRDQLKSQGYMSEVFTFVDASHLISKANLWEERDEARKQKYEKLNNEVLPKVAHDKQAKIGCKGGSKFWYGYKKNM